The Zobellia alginiliquefaciens genome contains a region encoding:
- a CDS encoding C40 family peptidase, whose amino-acid sequence MQYGICPLSIVSVRVNADETSEMVSQLVYGEHFKVLERRKAWSRIRIAFDKFEGWVSNHQMILISEEAYKNIESSDKVGYTSDLISFVETENSVLLPVILGSSTSNCAVLSHSFDGKCNGHKKDKSQLIQTALLYLNAPYLWGGKTPFGIDAAGFTQMVYKINGYRLLRKAAEQSTQGYALSFIEETEAGDLAFFDNNEGEIYHVGIIMENNYIIHVDGKVRIDRIDHTGIFNNETGSYTHKLRVIKQIA is encoded by the coding sequence ATGCAATACGGAATTTGTCCCCTAAGTATAGTTTCCGTTCGTGTAAATGCCGATGAAACGTCCGAAATGGTCTCACAATTGGTATATGGCGAACATTTTAAAGTCCTGGAGCGCAGAAAGGCATGGAGCCGCATACGCATTGCTTTTGACAAATTTGAAGGCTGGGTAAGCAATCACCAAATGATTCTGATTTCGGAGGAAGCTTATAAAAATATTGAGTCTTCGGATAAAGTAGGCTACACATCTGATCTTATTTCTTTTGTTGAAACAGAAAATTCAGTACTCTTACCTGTAATCCTAGGCTCCTCTACCAGCAACTGTGCGGTACTTTCTCACTCATTTGACGGTAAGTGTAACGGCCACAAAAAAGACAAGTCACAGCTTATACAGACCGCTTTATTATATCTTAACGCCCCTTATTTATGGGGAGGCAAAACGCCTTTTGGAATTGATGCCGCTGGCTTTACCCAAATGGTCTACAAGATAAACGGATACCGATTGCTTAGAAAAGCAGCAGAACAATCTACCCAAGGGTATGCATTAAGCTTCATTGAAGAAACCGAAGCGGGAGATCTTGCTTTTTTTGATAATAATGAAGGGGAAATATACCATGTTGGCATTATCATGGAGAACAACTACATCATTCATGTAGATGGAAAAGTACGTATTGACCGCATTGACCATACCGGAATCTTTAATAACGAAACAGGGAGTTACACCCACAAACTAAGAGTCATTAAACAGATTGCCTAA
- a CDS encoding acetyl-CoA C-acyltransferase — MKNVVIVSATRTPIGSFMGALSSVPAPKLGATAIKAALDKINLDPNLVEEVLMGNVVQAGTGQAPARQAAIFAGIPDSVPCTTINKVCASGMKAVMQAAQAIALGDISIAVAGGMENMSLIPHYVHMRNGQKFGPTTLEDGMQKDGLVDVYDQQAMGVCADACATEYKFSREDQDNFAIQSYHRSAKAWEEGKFNNEVTPVEVPQRRGEPIIVSEDEEFKNVKMDKIPALRPAFSKDGTVTAANASTINDGAAALVLMSADKAKELGLKPLATIRSYADAAQEPKWFTTAPAKALPKAIAKAGLSIDDIDFFEFNEAFSVVGLANMKILGLTDTNVNVNGGAVSLGHPLGCSGARILITLLNVLEQNNAKIGAAAICNGGGGASAIIVER; from the coding sequence ATGAAAAATGTAGTAATCGTATCTGCCACCAGAACTCCTATAGGAAGCTTTATGGGAGCCTTATCCTCTGTTCCGGCACCTAAACTGGGAGCCACAGCCATAAAAGCGGCACTGGACAAAATAAACCTTGACCCAAATCTAGTTGAAGAAGTTCTAATGGGTAACGTTGTACAAGCAGGAACCGGACAGGCACCAGCTAGACAAGCTGCAATTTTTGCAGGCATACCAGACAGCGTTCCATGTACTACTATAAATAAAGTTTGTGCCTCTGGTATGAAAGCGGTTATGCAAGCCGCCCAAGCTATAGCATTGGGCGATATTTCAATTGCCGTTGCAGGTGGAATGGAAAACATGAGCCTTATTCCGCATTATGTTCATATGAGAAATGGTCAAAAATTTGGCCCAACCACCTTAGAGGACGGGATGCAAAAAGACGGATTAGTGGACGTCTACGACCAACAAGCCATGGGGGTTTGTGCAGACGCTTGTGCAACTGAATACAAGTTCTCTAGAGAAGACCAGGATAATTTTGCAATACAATCTTACCACCGATCTGCGAAAGCATGGGAAGAGGGGAAATTTAATAACGAGGTAACACCGGTTGAAGTACCTCAGCGGCGTGGAGAACCCATTATTGTTTCCGAAGATGAGGAATTCAAAAATGTAAAAATGGATAAAATTCCGGCGTTGCGACCAGCATTTTCTAAAGATGGTACCGTTACCGCAGCAAACGCTTCTACGATTAATGATGGTGCCGCTGCATTGGTATTAATGAGTGCGGACAAAGCAAAGGAACTAGGACTTAAGCCTTTAGCAACAATAAGAAGTTATGCAGATGCCGCGCAAGAACCTAAATGGTTTACTACGGCCCCTGCAAAAGCACTTCCAAAAGCAATTGCCAAGGCCGGCCTCTCAATAGACGATATAGACTTCTTTGAATTTAACGAAGCCTTTTCTGTAGTCGGTTTGGCCAATATGAAAATATTAGGACTTACAGATACCAATGTAAACGTAAATGGCGGTGCCGTATCCCTAGGACACCCGCTTGGCTGTTCAGGAGCACGTATCCTTATTACGCTCCTCAACGTTTTAGAACAGAATAATGCAAAAATAGGGGCTGCCGCAATATGTAATGGCGGAGGTGGCGCTTCTGCAATAATTGTAGAACGATAA
- a CDS encoding HD family phosphohydrolase has protein sequence MSNFLDKLFKNQSLLFKYFLYLVSVVCIVLFFPQGGKFKYEFQKGKPWQYENLYAPFDFSIQKSSDDIAKEKTELLNNQIDYFRFDSSVKDAVSEEYDQKFTTVFTGERFSASALEALDSSGKDILKQLYKNGILAKTGKRAGKEEIYLVKDNQAESVSIHNLVQIQNLRSVLQKILQKKDLAIYAQEFQDLFLDIVKPNITYDKNLSEKALNDALSGISHTRGTVDEGKLIIAKGEVVEAENLNILNSLKTEYESELWTANNYYFILFGYTILVALVLMMLFLFLKKYRKDTFENNTKVTFIFFNILFMVFVTTMVVKYDEAFVFVVPICILPLVLKTFFDARLGLFVHVLTVLILGFVVPNSFEYIFLQIIVGIVTILTVSELYKRANLFISVGQITLIYVVGYLAFHIIHEGNLDNIQWFTLGLFFLNGMITLFVQPLIYVYEKVFGLVSDVSLLELSDTNSKLLKELSNKAPGTFHHSLQVANLAEAAANEIGANAMLVRVGALYHDIGKMNHPTYFTENQITNVNPHDELSPKDSGRIIINHVIDGIELARKNKLPDRVIDFIRCHHGTTFVYYFFKKQQELEEEVDESDFRYPGPIPFSKETAILMMADSVEAASKSLKNPTSSIIEDFVDKIVAGQMGAGQFLNANITFKEIEAIKKIFKQKLINIYHLRVEYPE, from the coding sequence ATGAGCAATTTTTTGGATAAACTTTTTAAAAACCAATCGCTTCTATTTAAGTATTTTCTATACTTGGTATCGGTTGTTTGTATTGTTTTGTTCTTTCCGCAAGGAGGAAAGTTTAAATATGAGTTTCAAAAAGGAAAGCCATGGCAGTATGAAAACTTATATGCTCCTTTTGATTTTTCCATTCAGAAAAGTAGTGATGATATTGCTAAGGAAAAGACAGAGCTGCTCAATAATCAAATAGATTATTTTAGGTTTGATTCTTCCGTAAAAGATGCGGTCAGCGAGGAATATGACCAGAAATTCACCACAGTTTTTACCGGAGAAAGGTTTAGCGCAAGCGCACTAGAGGCTCTTGATTCTTCAGGAAAGGACATTCTTAAACAATTGTATAAGAATGGAATTTTAGCTAAGACGGGCAAAAGAGCAGGGAAAGAAGAGATATATCTTGTAAAGGATAATCAAGCGGAGAGTGTATCTATACATAACCTTGTTCAGATTCAAAATTTAAGATCGGTATTGCAAAAAATATTGCAGAAAAAAGACTTGGCCATCTACGCTCAAGAATTCCAAGACCTATTTCTAGATATTGTAAAACCTAATATTACATATGACAAGAACTTGTCGGAGAAAGCGTTGAACGATGCCCTATCGGGGATATCCCATACTAGGGGCACGGTAGATGAAGGCAAGTTGATAATTGCTAAGGGAGAGGTAGTTGAGGCCGAAAACCTGAATATTTTAAATTCTCTTAAAACAGAATATGAGTCGGAATTATGGACCGCTAATAACTACTATTTTATATTATTCGGGTATACCATTCTGGTGGCATTAGTACTTATGATGCTTTTTCTTTTTCTTAAAAAATATAGGAAGGATACTTTTGAGAACAACACTAAGGTTACGTTCATTTTCTTCAATATCCTATTTATGGTATTCGTTACCACTATGGTGGTGAAATATGACGAAGCCTTTGTATTTGTGGTGCCAATATGCATTTTGCCCTTAGTGCTTAAAACTTTTTTTGATGCTAGATTAGGACTTTTTGTGCATGTACTTACTGTACTTATATTGGGTTTTGTAGTGCCCAATAGTTTTGAATATATCTTTTTACAGATTATAGTGGGTATTGTTACCATATTGACAGTTTCGGAACTATATAAGAGGGCGAATCTTTTTATATCCGTAGGGCAAATTACGCTGATATATGTTGTTGGCTATTTGGCGTTTCACATTATACATGAAGGTAATTTAGATAACATACAGTGGTTTACATTAGGATTGTTCTTTTTAAATGGAATGATAACCCTGTTCGTACAACCATTAATATATGTGTATGAAAAAGTCTTTGGTCTGGTTTCGGACGTTTCTTTGTTAGAGTTGTCTGATACGAACTCTAAGCTGTTAAAGGAACTATCTAACAAGGCACCTGGTACCTTTCATCATTCTTTACAAGTAGCGAACCTGGCCGAAGCCGCAGCTAATGAAATTGGAGCTAACGCTATGTTGGTTAGAGTAGGGGCTTTGTACCATGATATAGGCAAAATGAACCATCCAACTTATTTTACGGAGAACCAGATAACCAATGTGAATCCGCATGATGAATTATCCCCCAAAGACAGCGGAAGGATTATTATTAACCACGTGATTGATGGAATTGAACTAGCTAGAAAAAATAAATTACCAGATCGTGTAATTGATTTTATTAGATGCCACCATGGTACAACTTTCGTTTATTATTTTTTCAAAAAGCAACAAGAGTTGGAGGAAGAGGTTGACGAAAGTGATTTTAGATACCCGGGGCCCATACCCTTTTCAAAAGAGACAGCTATACTCATGATGGCAGATTCTGTAGAAGCGGCATCTAAAAGCTTGAAGAATCCTACATCTAGTATTATAGAAGATTTTGTAGATAAGATTGTAGCAGGACAAATGGGTGCCGGGCAGTTTTTAAATGCGAATATTACGTTCAAGGAGATAGAAGCGATAAAAAAGATTTTTAAACAGAAATTGATAAATATTTATCACTTGCGAGTGGAATATCCTGAATAG
- a CDS encoding RNA polymerase sigma factor, which produces MNPKSLHNGNGIIKETDKRMSTNENGTYESSDFYLWQEFKMGKESAFARIYKDNVARLYSYGIKLVNDKSLVKDSIQDLFVELWDAKEKLGDVKSIKSYLYKSIRRKLIAQASKKRKRFSDGHDLEVIHRETSSIEINLIEKQLFNDKRKKLVKTLNKLNDKQREIIHLKYFGNLSYDEISEIMSLDKKGTYNLMAHTIKLLRQHWVTISLMMLSFKF; this is translated from the coding sequence TTGAATCCTAAGTCTTTACATAATGGTAATGGAATTATTAAGGAGACCGATAAGCGCATGTCTACTAATGAAAATGGCACTTACGAGTCTTCTGATTTTTATCTTTGGCAAGAGTTCAAAATGGGTAAGGAGAGTGCTTTTGCAAGAATCTATAAAGACAATGTAGCCCGTCTCTATAGCTACGGAATAAAATTGGTTAATGATAAAAGTTTGGTAAAAGACTCTATTCAAGACCTTTTTGTTGAGCTATGGGATGCAAAAGAGAAGTTGGGAGATGTAAAATCTATAAAATCCTACTTATATAAATCCATTAGAAGAAAATTAATAGCACAAGCTTCCAAGAAAAGAAAACGATTTAGTGATGGCCATGATTTGGAAGTTATTCACCGAGAAACCAGTTCTATCGAAATTAACTTGATAGAGAAGCAACTTTTCAATGATAAAAGAAAAAAGCTGGTAAAGACTTTGAATAAATTAAACGATAAACAACGTGAGATTATTCATTTGAAATATTTCGGTAATCTTTCTTACGATGAAATTTCTGAAATTATGTCCTTGGATAAAAAGGGCACCTATAACCTTATGGCTCATACTATTAAATTACTTCGCCAGCATTGGGTAACTATCTCATTGATGATGCTTTCTTTTAAGTTTTAA
- a CDS encoding FecR family protein, producing the protein MRYNDYLLEDFIADEYFQKWVLDSDTMCDNFWQNWLKDYPEKVKTVEKARRFVLLLNVEENQLPEQDFNAMWRNIVERRSVVLPYNKGEKRSKTNVALKVAAVFVGLMATTLAVFYTSFGASASIENHSQITLELEDGTVKVLKEGSMKILTDASGKTVGEQNQNTLYYAHSDSISHTLKYNQLTVPYGKKFQVELSDGSHVFLNSGSKLKYPVNFVSGMPRNVYLDGEAYFSVEKDSERPFTVITDDMDTRVLGTEFNVSSYKNENNTSTVLVEGSVVVFKTTNNETREPVQLVPGERAIFADDKIGVDVVNINKYIAWKDNKLLFVNDPFNLILKELERNFNVEIDNQYKALGSKEFTGTFDDESLEQILTICSEHTPFKFSIEKNKIVIQEKLDNLNF; encoded by the coding sequence ATGAGGTATAATGATTATTTATTAGAAGATTTTATAGCGGACGAATACTTTCAAAAGTGGGTATTGGATTCTGATACTATGTGCGATAATTTTTGGCAAAACTGGTTAAAAGATTATCCGGAAAAGGTAAAAACGGTAGAGAAGGCCCGCCGATTTGTACTGTTGTTGAATGTTGAAGAAAATCAGCTGCCAGAACAAGATTTTAATGCAATGTGGCGAAATATCGTGGAAAGAAGAAGTGTTGTTCTTCCGTATAATAAAGGTGAAAAAAGGTCAAAAACAAATGTTGCTTTAAAAGTAGCAGCTGTTTTTGTGGGGCTTATGGCAACTACATTAGCTGTTTTTTATACAAGTTTTGGAGCCTCCGCTTCTATTGAGAATCATTCTCAAATAACGTTAGAACTTGAAGACGGAACCGTAAAGGTCCTAAAGGAAGGGTCAATGAAAATCCTTACCGATGCTTCCGGAAAAACTGTAGGTGAGCAGAATCAAAATACATTGTACTACGCTCATAGTGATTCAATATCTCACACTTTAAAATATAATCAACTTACGGTTCCGTACGGAAAGAAATTTCAGGTAGAACTTTCAGATGGTTCGCATGTTTTTCTTAATTCGGGGTCAAAACTTAAGTATCCCGTAAACTTTGTATCGGGCATGCCAAGAAATGTTTACTTAGATGGAGAGGCATATTTTTCGGTTGAGAAGGATAGTGAACGTCCTTTTACCGTTATAACCGATGATATGGACACTCGAGTGTTAGGTACTGAATTCAATGTTTCGAGTTATAAAAATGAGAATAATACTTCAACTGTATTGGTTGAAGGAAGTGTGGTTGTCTTTAAAACTACAAATAATGAAACTCGTGAACCTGTACAACTAGTACCGGGAGAACGCGCCATTTTTGCGGATGATAAGATAGGTGTCGATGTGGTGAACATCAATAAGTATATTGCTTGGAAAGACAATAAATTATTGTTTGTAAATGATCCGTTTAACTTGATATTAAAAGAGTTGGAACGTAATTTCAATGTTGAAATCGACAACCAATATAAGGCCTTGGGAAGTAAAGAGTTTACCGGAACTTTTGATGATGAATCTTTAGAGCAAATTCTTACTATTTGTAGTGAACATACACCATTTAAATTTTCTATAGAAAAAAATAAGATAGTAATCCAAGAGAAATTAGATAACCTAAACTTTTAG
- a CDS encoding TonB-dependent receptor, whose protein sequence is MKKQRNAPECWNFIFPKFDLKMKLSLLFLFTTLLQLQANIGYAQKTKISLDLHNVSVLNVITEIESKSEFKFFYHRPDVISLGNISIKVSKKKVENILEEIFKGSLNFKVIDRQIVLTPISGPDIRDGSNVEAKSSDDSQKSQISGVIVDEQGMPLAGANVVEKGTTNGVTANFDGEFVIDLENDDAILMISYVGYTTKEIAVGNETQLSITLSENASSLEEVVVVGYGTQKKVNLTASVSQIDSEVFENRPIANTSRGLQGAVSNLVITNSESGGQPGASPNINIRGFQATDADGNLSNSAPLVLVDGIRMNINNIDPEDIESVSVLKDAAAASIYGAEAAGGAIVITTKTGKKLEGGVRVSYNMNYSLSKPTIWPESVDALTFAYVMNDARANSNAGAYWDEAALQRIAMNVENPGSAPALLDENNDGNWDQSSAGLGATGATDWKDFLFKDWAERKKHNLSIAGGDQKLNYYISTGLYQEDGLLAVGLENYKRLNLDAKLSAKPKDWLELELYTKLVKSESDYPTDINRGSTANNTSRVFDLLSKIKPTLPTVDPFGEPLIQAYYPYWENQRYHEETNQIVLSPRVIIEPIENLKFNLQLNYRRNNDSNTYKLLTTSYLNSFEETVFARDQESTVYEPTFINYEYLSPNLFVNYNKSIGKHNLDATIGYQSQLNEYHLLGANTTYLITDNVVSFNTSLGENQTVDEVITHWSTQSGFGRLRYNYDEKYLFEVSYRADGSSRFEPDERVAGFASYSAGYNVARENFWPLDAVSTFKLRGSYGTLGNQNVADYQYLSTIPINSPGTGYLFNGNRAIFAGTPDLLSQSLTWETVKTTDFGLDVNAFGNKLGVVFDWYRTDVEGIQGPGLDLPAVLGTTSPNTNIGTSRIEGWEFEINWNQRINQDFSYSLRAVLSDYQRTMVEYPNETSSLAQPYFEGQDLGDIYGFTWDGWFSTDEEYQTYEIDQSFVAGNFWAGDTKYADLDGNGVIDRGEFTSEDMGDWSVIGNTTPRYQYSLNLGLNYKSIDFNVFFQGVGKRDVLVSNHQRFRGPAQGPFHAMVFEEHVDYYRPEDTTSPLGPNTDAYFPAPYSENPGRNNRNYQYNVNRYVQNGAYTRLKSLQIGYTVPTEFTEKLKISKLRIFASGENLFTKTDMLFYDPETIPSGFGSAQSYPLSMIISTGLNLSF, encoded by the coding sequence ATGAAAAAACAAAGGAATGCTCCTGAATGTTGGAATTTTATTTTTCCGAAATTCGATTTAAAGATGAAGTTATCACTACTCTTTTTGTTTACTACTTTGCTTCAGCTACAAGCAAACATAGGCTATGCCCAAAAGACAAAAATTTCTTTAGATCTACATAATGTATCCGTTCTCAACGTAATAACGGAAATCGAATCAAAATCAGAGTTTAAATTTTTTTACCACAGACCAGATGTAATTTCGCTTGGTAATATCAGTATTAAGGTGAGTAAGAAAAAGGTTGAAAATATTCTTGAGGAAATATTCAAGGGTAGTCTCAATTTTAAGGTAATTGATAGGCAAATTGTGCTAACTCCTATCTCAGGCCCCGATATACGAGACGGCTCAAATGTAGAAGCAAAATCGTCAGATGATAGTCAAAAGTCACAAATTTCAGGTGTAATTGTTGATGAACAGGGTATGCCATTGGCTGGTGCCAATGTTGTTGAAAAAGGAACTACAAATGGAGTTACCGCTAATTTCGATGGGGAGTTTGTTATAGATTTGGAAAACGATGATGCCATTTTAATGATTTCGTATGTAGGGTATACTACAAAAGAAATAGCGGTAGGTAATGAGACACAATTGTCGATTACATTATCAGAAAATGCTTCAAGCCTTGAAGAAGTAGTGGTTGTTGGTTACGGAACTCAGAAAAAAGTAAATCTAACAGCTTCCGTTTCACAAATAGATTCAGAGGTTTTTGAAAACAGGCCTATTGCAAACACAAGTAGAGGCTTGCAGGGCGCGGTGTCCAATCTGGTAATTACAAATTCTGAAAGTGGAGGTCAGCCAGGAGCTAGCCCCAATATTAATATTCGCGGCTTTCAGGCTACGGATGCCGATGGTAATCTATCGAACAGCGCACCTCTAGTTTTGGTTGATGGTATTCGTATGAATATCAACAATATTGACCCCGAAGATATTGAATCGGTATCGGTATTGAAAGATGCGGCAGCGGCTTCCATATACGGTGCAGAAGCGGCCGGAGGAGCCATAGTGATTACTACCAAAACCGGTAAAAAATTAGAAGGTGGTGTTCGTGTTTCCTATAATATGAACTACTCATTGTCAAAACCTACTATATGGCCAGAATCTGTTGATGCTCTCACCTTTGCTTATGTTATGAACGATGCTAGGGCCAACAGTAATGCGGGGGCTTATTGGGATGAAGCTGCTCTTCAGAGAATTGCAATGAATGTTGAAAACCCAGGAAGTGCACCGGCTCTTTTAGATGAAAATAATGATGGTAATTGGGATCAAAGTAGTGCGGGCCTAGGGGCTACTGGTGCAACCGACTGGAAAGATTTTTTGTTCAAGGATTGGGCAGAAAGAAAAAAGCATAACCTTAGTATTGCCGGCGGTGATCAAAAATTAAATTACTACATTTCTACCGGTCTATACCAAGAAGATGGTCTTTTAGCGGTTGGATTGGAAAATTATAAGAGACTTAATTTAGATGCAAAGCTTTCTGCGAAACCAAAAGATTGGTTGGAATTGGAGCTGTACACGAAATTAGTCAAAAGTGAATCTGATTATCCTACCGATATTAATAGGGGTAGTACAGCAAATAATACCTCAAGGGTATTTGATTTGCTATCAAAAATAAAGCCGACTCTACCAACAGTAGATCCCTTTGGAGAACCACTGATTCAAGCGTATTATCCGTATTGGGAAAATCAAAGATATCATGAAGAAACCAATCAAATTGTACTATCCCCAAGGGTAATTATTGAGCCTATAGAAAATCTTAAGTTCAATTTACAGCTCAACTACAGAAGAAACAATGATTCAAATACCTATAAACTATTAACTACATCGTATTTAAATTCATTTGAAGAGACGGTGTTCGCCAGGGATCAAGAATCAACGGTTTATGAACCTACTTTTATTAATTACGAATATTTGTCGCCCAACCTTTTTGTTAATTATAATAAAAGTATTGGTAAACATAATCTAGATGCTACGATTGGGTATCAGAGTCAATTGAACGAATACCATTTATTAGGTGCGAATACTACTTATTTGATTACCGATAATGTAGTTTCGTTCAATACCTCATTAGGTGAAAACCAAACAGTAGATGAGGTAATTACCCATTGGTCAACCCAAAGTGGTTTCGGAAGGTTGCGATACAATTACGATGAAAAGTACCTTTTTGAGGTCAGTTATCGGGCAGATGGCTCTTCAAGGTTTGAGCCGGATGAGAGAGTAGCAGGTTTTGCTTCCTACTCGGCAGGGTATAATGTTGCCAGAGAAAATTTTTGGCCTTTGGACGCTGTTAGCACTTTTAAGTTAAGGGGCTCTTATGGTACTTTGGGTAATCAAAATGTAGCAGATTATCAATACTTATCTACTATTCCTATAAATAGCCCAGGTACTGGTTACCTGTTCAATGGAAATCGTGCCATATTTGCAGGTACTCCTGACTTATTGAGCCAGAGTTTAACTTGGGAAACCGTTAAAACTACAGATTTTGGCCTTGATGTGAATGCTTTCGGAAATAAACTGGGCGTGGTTTTCGATTGGTATAGAACAGATGTTGAGGGTATTCAAGGCCCAGGATTAGACCTTCCGGCCGTGTTGGGTACCACCTCGCCCAATACTAATATTGGTACTTCTAGAATTGAGGGTTGGGAATTTGAAATTAATTGGAACCAACGCATAAATCAAGATTTTAGCTACAGTTTGAGAGCCGTTTTGTCGGATTATCAGAGAACAATGGTCGAGTACCCGAATGAAACAAGCTCTTTGGCACAACCCTATTTTGAAGGTCAAGATTTGGGAGATATTTATGGCTTCACTTGGGATGGCTGGTTTTCTACCGATGAAGAGTACCAAACCTATGAAATTGACCAATCTTTTGTTGCGGGCAATTTTTGGGCCGGAGATACCAAATATGCCGATTTAGACGGGAATGGAGTGATAGATAGAGGCGAGTTTACGTCAGAAGATATGGGTGACTGGTCCGTAATAGGAAATACTACACCTAGGTACCAGTACTCATTAAATTTAGGGTTGAATTATAAGAGCATCGATTTTAATGTATTCTTTCAAGGGGTAGGAAAGCGTGATGTACTCGTTTCCAATCATCAAAGGTTTAGGGGTCCCGCTCAAGGCCCTTTTCATGCCATGGTTTTTGAAGAGCACGTAGATTATTACAGACCAGAAGATACGACAAGCCCCTTAGGCCCAAATACTGACGCTTATTTTCCTGCTCCGTACTCTGAAAACCCAGGTAGGAATAACAGGAATTACCAGTATAATGTAAATCGCTATGTACAAAACGGGGCTTACACTAGGTTGAAAAGCTTGCAAATTGGTTATACCGTGCCAACTGAGTTTACCGAAAAACTTAAAATTAGCAAACTAAGGATTTTTGCTAGTGGTGAGAATTTGTTTACCAAAACAGATATGCTTTTTTACGATCCAGAGACCATTCCTTCTGGTTTCGGTAGTGCTCAATCATATCCTTTGTCAATGATTATATCTACCGGCCTTAATCTTTCATTCTAA